One genomic window of Bartonella sp. HY038 includes the following:
- a CDS encoding invasion associated locus B family protein translates to MPIAKTLTTLSLFASAAALLAAFVVPASAQSAMDGWNKVCSEQQNAEKKKVSVCNTMNNIVSETGQYLTMINLIEVKEGGKSQKRIGIQVPTGRLIPAGITVKVDGNAEKTIPYMICNGPTCIANDSLSDELVAQLKKGTKLVVTSVNFQGAPNPLEVSLAGFAKVFDGPGMREQDFQAEQEKLQKAIQDKQQEEDDKMREAQEKAKNAQ, encoded by the coding sequence ATGCCGATAGCAAAAACCCTTACCACTTTGTCGTTGTTTGCCAGCGCTGCTGCCTTGCTTGCCGCTTTCGTGGTTCCCGCATCGGCACAAAGTGCGATGGATGGCTGGAACAAGGTTTGCAGCGAACAGCAAAATGCTGAAAAAAAGAAAGTTAGTGTTTGCAACACTATGAATAATATTGTGTCTGAAACAGGCCAATATTTAACAATGATCAATCTTATCGAAGTTAAGGAAGGTGGCAAGAGCCAAAAACGCATTGGTATTCAGGTGCCAACCGGTCGTCTTATTCCTGCCGGAATTACCGTCAAAGTTGATGGTAATGCTGAAAAGACCATTCCTTACATGATTTGTAATGGTCCAACATGTATCGCTAATGATAGTTTAAGCGATGAACTTGTTGCCCAACTAAAAAAAGGTACCAAGCTTGTTGTGACGTCAGTTAACTTTCAAGGAGCACCAAATCCTTTAGAAGTGTCTTTAGCTGGTTTTGCTAAAGTCTTCGACGGTCCTGGTATGCGTGAACAAGACTTCCAAGCTGAACAAGAAAAATTGCAAAAGGCAATTCAAGACAAGCAGCAAGAGGAAGATGATAAGATGCGTGAAGCACAAGAAAAGGCTAAAAACGCTCAATAA
- a CDS encoding branched-chain amino acid aminotransferase, whose translation MATASSDLTFQILPNENPVGVSEREEVLKNPGFGKVFSDHMAVVEWSNEKGWHNARICARKPFEMDPAGAVLHYAQEIFEGMKAYRNTDGNNAKVTLFRPDQNAQRMEKSAIRMGMPALPENIFLEAVEQLVKIDKDWIPTEEDGSLYLRPFMFANESFLGVRPAHSFIFCVIASPVGAYFKGEGKPVSVWVEETLTRASRGGTGAVKCGGNYAASLAAQAKAYDKGCDQVVFLDAAEHCWVEELGGMNIFFVHEGNVLVTPPLTGTILPGITRASLIQLAHDNGFKVEERLYSFDEWKNDAASGKLKEVFACGTAAVITAIGTIRYEGGEFVVNNNETGEVTRALRNQLVHIQRGEKADPHNWVKIVA comes from the coding sequence ATGGCTACGGCGTCTTCGGATCTTACATTTCAGATTCTTCCCAATGAAAATCCAGTTGGAGTTTCTGAACGTGAAGAAGTTTTAAAGAATCCAGGTTTTGGCAAAGTGTTCTCAGATCACATGGCTGTGGTGGAATGGAGCAATGAAAAGGGTTGGCATAATGCACGAATTTGCGCGCGTAAGCCCTTTGAAATGGATCCTGCAGGTGCCGTATTACATTATGCCCAAGAAATTTTTGAAGGCATGAAGGCTTATCGCAATACTGATGGTAATAATGCCAAGGTTACATTATTTCGGCCAGATCAAAATGCACAGCGTATGGAAAAATCTGCCATTCGGATGGGGATGCCTGCTTTACCTGAAAATATTTTTCTTGAAGCTGTTGAGCAGCTTGTCAAAATTGATAAGGATTGGATACCAACAGAAGAAGATGGCAGCCTTTATTTGCGTCCCTTCATGTTTGCAAATGAGAGTTTCCTTGGGGTACGTCCCGCACATAGTTTTATTTTTTGCGTTATTGCGTCGCCAGTTGGTGCATATTTTAAAGGTGAGGGTAAGCCAGTTAGCGTTTGGGTAGAAGAAACATTGACCCGCGCTTCGCGTGGCGGCACTGGCGCGGTAAAATGCGGTGGAAACTATGCCGCTAGCCTTGCAGCACAAGCAAAAGCTTATGACAAAGGCTGCGACCAAGTAGTGTTTTTAGATGCGGCTGAACATTGCTGGGTTGAAGAACTTGGCGGCATGAATATCTTTTTTGTTCATGAAGGTAATGTATTGGTGACGCCGCCACTTACGGGTACTATTTTGCCAGGAATTACCCGTGCATCGCTTATCCAGCTTGCTCATGATAATGGATTTAAGGTTGAAGAGCGTCTTTATTCTTTTGATGAATGGAAGAATGACGCGGCAAGTGGCAAGTTAAAAGAGGTTTTTGCTTGCGGTACAGCGGCGGTTATTACGGCGATTGGCACAATTCGTTATGAAGGTGGTGAGTTTGTTGTCAATAATAATGAGACGGGAGAGGTTACCCGTGCCTTGCGCAATCAATTGGTGCATATTCAGCGCGGCGAAAAGGCTGATCCGCATAATTGGGTTAAAATTGTAGCTTAA